CGATTGTCCACGGATGTATTTAAAAACGGCCTTGATTCTGGGATGGTTTGCCGCGTGTTATGGACTGCTGGTGTTCGTCATGGGGACGTGGTGGCTGGCGGTGCCCGTGGCGATGTTGTTGGGGATCTCGATGGCCGCGATTGGATTCAATATCCAGCACGACGGCGGACATCACGCTTACTCCGCACGAGCCTGGGTCAATCGGCTGATGGCGATGACCCTCGATTTGCTCGGAGGCAGCTCCTACATCTGGGCCCGCAAGCACAACGGCATTCATCATGCCTTTGCCAATATCACGGATCTCGACGACGACATCGACATCGGATTCATTGGCCGCTTGTCGCCGCACCAGAAGCGATTGCGATTTCATCGGCTGCAGCACTTCTACATGTGGCCGTTGTATGGTTTTCTGCCGCTCAAATGGCAGCTTTATGACGACTTCCGAGATGTGGCCACCGGTCAGGTTGGCGGGCAGCCCTACGCTCGACCGAAAGGTTGGGACCTGGCAGTCTTCCTTGGCGGCAAGGTGGTGTTTTTCTCGCTGGCGCTCGCGATCCCGTTGCTGCTGCACCCGATTTGGACGGTCTTGCTCTTTTACGTGGCGGCGTCGTTCGTGCAGGGCGTGATGCTTGGCGTCGTGTTTCAAATGGCGCATTGCGTGGAGGAAGCCGCTTTTCCGATGCCGCGCGCGGACACCGGCCGGATGGAAACTAGCTGGGCAGTT
The window above is part of the Pirellulales bacterium genome. Proteins encoded here:
- a CDS encoding acyl-CoA desaturase, which translates into the protein DCPRMYLKTALILGWFAACYGLLVFVMGTWWLAVPVAMLLGISMAAIGFNIQHDGGHHAYSARAWVNRLMAMTLDLLGGSSYIWARKHNGIHHAFANITDLDDDIDIGFIGRLSPHQKRLRFHRLQHFYMWPLYGFLPLKWQLYDDFRDVATGQVGGQPYARPKGWDLAVFLGGKVVFFSLALAIPLLLHPIWTVLLFYVAASFVQGVMLGVVFQMAHCVEEAAFPMPRADTGRMETSWAVHQLETTVDFARQSRLLSWLVGGLNFQIEHHLFPQICHVNYPRISPLVEQTCREFGLKYRAQDSLRASIASHFRWLRRMGMHSAQEEKRITSSQEKERIHGVEME